A single region of the Gossypium arboreum isolate Shixiya-1 chromosome 12, ASM2569848v2, whole genome shotgun sequence genome encodes:
- the LOC108478929 gene encoding transcription factor RAX3-like, with amino-acid sequence MGRAPCCDKANVKKGPWSPEEDAKLKAYIEANGTGGNWIALPQKIGLKRCGKSCRLRWLNYLRPNIRHGGFSEEEDNIICSLYISIGSRWSIIAAQLPGRTDNDIKNYWNTKLKKKLLGKQTKVQQARSASCLSFKQEMKRESENYRVPGMVNQASDWTLLSPPVMPLTSTNQDLYLRDQDSIRNILVKLGGRFSDDHPQSSTTSTTTNPMNFRYPFDVSFSQDHQLYEDSMTILSSASSISPLNSTCSQTNSTTHFSINQVGGPNDMIQGLDAFQAELSELIYSNNGFEGLYGTDNMVGGSSTGTSSVESSSWGDINSLAYPQFVSGFEPCQHQSIP; translated from the exons ATGGGGAGAGCTCCTTGCTGTGACAAAGCTAACGTTAAGAAAGGCCCATGGTCGCCGGAGGAAGATGCCAAGCTTAAGGCTTATATAGAGGCAAACGGCACCGGTGGCAACTGGATTGCCTTGCCTCAAAAGATAG GTCTAAAGAGATGCGGCAAGAGCTGTCGTCTTAGATGGTTAAATTATCTTCGACCCAACATTAGGCATGGTGGGTTTTCAGAGGAAGAGGATAACATCATTTGCAGCCTTTACATCAGCATTGGAAGCAG ATGGTCTATAATTGCAGCACAACTGCCCGGGAGAACTGACAATGATATTAAGAACTATTGGAACACAAAGCTTAAAAAGAAGCTCCTGGGCAAACAGACAAAAGTGCAGCAAGCTCGGAGCGCTAGCTGCCTTAGCTTTAAGCAAGAAATGAAGAGAGAAAGTGAGAATTATAGGGTTCCTGGAATGGTGAACCAGGCCTCAGATTGGACACTGCTGTCACCACCAGTCATGCCCCTAACAAGCACAAACCAAGATCTTTATCTTAGAGACCAAGATTCCATCAGGAATATACTTGTCAAACTAGGAGGAAGATTCTCCGATGATCATCCACAATCAAGCACCACATCCACCACCACCAATCCAATGAATTTTCGATACCCTTTTGATGTTTCTttttctcaagatcatcagctataCGAGGATTCCATGACCATACTTTCATCTGCATCTTCCATTAGTCCCTTAAATAGTACTTGTTCTCAAACAAACAGTACTACCCATTTCAGTATAAACCAGGTTGGTGGTCCTAATGATATGATTCAAGGTCTTGATGCTTTCCAAGCTGAGCTAAGTGAGCTGATCTACAGCAACAATGGATTCGAGGGTTTGTATGGAACAGACAACATGGTTGGTGGCAGCAGTACTGGGACCAGTTCGGTCGAAAGTAGCAGCTGGGGAGACATAAATTCACTAGCCTATCCTCAGTTTGTCTCTGGGTTTGAACCTTGCCAACACCAAAGCATCCCATAA